A window from Ostrinia nubilalis chromosome 13, ilOstNubi1.1, whole genome shotgun sequence encodes these proteins:
- the LOC135077672 gene encoding protein cueball-like has translation MCKTEILLAVVALSIGLVNSWDIAITNGDQLEFYSNQTKTSSEGTRFRDLTALAYDAVHNMLLFVDKENDNASIFSFHLATKKYQSLVRRRSYENIQGLAFDPVKGMLFWTDTNAKSIFWMSLMPGTKNDVYGNLLIKMNDEIPRAIAVDSCRGYIYWTNTNITNPTIERSRFDGSEREVIVNTDIYMPVSIAIDQGTKRLYWADDKEGIHFSIESSNLEGKDRQTLLRGVQHQPNALTVSKDSIYWVDLYKKIWKLAKDKNNAEPFELLSFSHKAPFGVIANYQVSDEIEGIPECDALSRMSKNKTAINDSFNIPKDRGLFCLYGVKVEGKLACKCSPGYIGDRCEISVCSNYCLQGDCSLTPGGEPTCSCKHGYKGEKCEVDVCNQYCLNNGVCTVNKDQIPECQCSADYEGQRCEMVKAAPIPAATNCNCTKETRSLYQAENSVQTDGEFVEPSECSQGWDTVRDPVIVVLGVLCGLLCVACTVLITKVLQLKRRPRIKKRIIVNKNVTPMTARPDQCEITIENCCNMNICETPCFEPRSTIRPTLGDAKPGKEEKKNLIANMELPDEY, from the exons atgtGTAAGACGGAGATTCTACTCGCCGTCGTCGCTTTATCCATCGGCCTAGTTAACTCATGGG ATATTGCCATCACCAATGGGGACCAACTAGAGTTCTACAGCAACCAAACCAAAACAAGCAGCGAAGGCACCCGCTTTAGGGACCTCACGGCTCTAGCGTATGATGCTGTCCACAACATGCTGCTCTTCGTCGACAAGGAGAACGACAATGCATCCATATTCAGCTTCCATTTAGCAACAAAGAAGTACCAGTCTCTAGTCAGGAGGAGGTCGTACGAGAACATCCAGGGTCTGGCCTTCGATCCTGTCAAAGGAATGCTTTTCTGGACTGACACAAATGCAAAGAGCATATTCTGGATGTCGCTAATGCCAGGCACCAAAAACGATGTCTATGGAAACCTTTTGATCAAAATGAACGATGAGATTCCAAGAGCAATTGCCGTCGATAGCTGTCGAGG ATACATTTACTGGACAAACACAAACATTACAAATCCAACGATAGAAAGATCCAGATTTGATGGTTCAGAAAGGGAGGTCATTGTCAACACTGATATCTACATGCCAGTCAGCATAGCCATCGACCAGGGAACTAAGAGACTATATTGGGCAGATGACAAAGAGGGCATACACTTTTCCATAGAAAGTTCCAACCTTGAAGGAAAGGACAGGCAGACATTGCTAAGGGGCGTTCAACATCAACCAAATGCTTTAACAGTGTCAAAAGACTCGATCTACTGGGTCGATTTATACAAGAAAATCTGGAAATTGGCAAAGGACAAAAATAACGCTGAACCTTTCGAATTGCTCAGTTTCTCACATAAAGCGCCTTTTGGGGTTATTGCGAATTACCAGGTTTCTGATGAAATTGAAGGCATCCCTGAGTGTGACGCTTTGTCCAGAATGTCCAAAAATAAAACAGCGATCAACGATTCTTTCAACATTCCCAAGGACCGGGGGCTGTTCTGTCTCTATGGTGTCAAGGTTGAAGGGAAACTGGCTTGCAAATGTTCCCCGGGGTACATAGGGGACCGCTGCGAAATATCTGTCTGTAGCAATTACTGCCTACAAGGCGATTGCAGTCTTACTCCAGGAGGTGAACCTACGTGCAG ctGCAAGCACGGATACAAAGGAGAGAAGTGTGAAGTTGACGTCTGCAACCAGTACTGTTTGAACAATGGTGTTTGCACCGTCAACAAAGATCAGATACCTGAATGCCAGTGCTCTGCAGACTATGAAGGCCAGCGGTGTGAGATGGTGAAAGCAGCTCCAATCCCAGCAGCAACGAATTGCAA TTGCACCAAGGAGACTCGCTCGTTGTACCAGGCCGAGAATTCAGTGCAGACCGATGGGGAGTTTGTGGAGCCATCCGAATGTAGCCAAGGGTGGGATACAGTGAGGGATCCAGTGATAGTCGTGCTTGGGGTACTGTGCGGGCTGCTATGTGTGGCTTGCACGGTGCTGATTACAAAGGTTCTGCAGCTCAAGAGAAGGCCTAG AATAAAGAAGCGCATCATAGTGAACAAGAACGTGACGCCGATGACAGCGCGGCCCGATCAATGCGAGATCACTATAGAAAACTGTTGCAACATGAACATCTGTGAGACT CCTTGCTTCGAACCGCGTTCCACTATTAGACCAACCTTAGGCGATGCCAAACCAGGGAAAGAAGAGAAGAAGAACCTTATTGCCAACATGGAACTACCTGATGAGTACTAA